The DNA window TGCAAAGGTAGTAATTTACGCCGTTATTCCACAATAAATTCACTCTGACAATCACATTTACCCACGGCTCTTTCATTTAAGAATACGTTGCACACTCAATGAATGTGCTATTTTATAGAGGGCATCCTGCGTGTATAGATGTGACTATTTCCCTGATTATTAATAAAATAAGCATTCATAAAATTTGGCCAAGCGGCAGATTTTTAGTAACTTTATAGGTGAAAATCAAATAGTTACGCAAAAAATGGATCCGCTTGACCAAAAACATTCGATTGAGGCACGTAAGCCCAATCATGCCGCAAAAGTACTAAATAAATTCATACCACAGGGCAGTATCCTGGAACGCCTGATGAATTTTGCCTGGTCAGTCCCTGATTTCCGTAGGTGTGATAAAGGAAACATCCGTCACCGGCTCAGTGACATCATCATTCTGATGATACTGGGACGGACCTGCGGGTATGTCGGACGTGCTGATATAATAGCGTTCGGCAGACACAATCTCAAAAAACTCCGTAAAATGGGTCTACTGAAGAATGGAATCCCTTCGGAGGCTACCCTTTGTCGGGTGGAGAACGGTGTCGACGATTTATCCATGGCCGACAGGATGCAGGCGTTCGCCGAGGGCTTCCGCAATGAGCTGCTTAAGGCGTGCCGCGACAGGGAAATAGTCTGTGTGGACGGTAAGGCCGAGCGTGGCACCGTTCAGGAAAACGGGCGCAATCCGGATATTGTGTCGGCATATTCTTTCAATGCCGGCATTACAGTGGCAACGGAAGCATGTCAGGAAAAGAGCAACGAGATAAAGGCAGTCCCGGTACTGATTGACAAAATCGACATATCCGGAAAGATCGTAACCGCAGACGCCATGTCCATGCAGAAGGAGATAATCGACAGAATCAGGGAGCAAGGCGGTGACTTCCTGATAGAACTCAAGGCCAACCAGCGCTCCCTGCGCTACGGCGTGGAAGACAGACTTGAGGGGCTCACGCCCGTCTATTCATATACCGAAGGGCCGGAACTCGGACACGGCAGAATCGAGACCCGGACTTATCGTGTCTACGACGGGCTTGAAGTCATAGCAGACAAGGAGAAATGGGGCGGCAATATGACGATAATAGAATATGAAGCCGACACGGTAAGGAAGTCAACAGGCGCGCATACCTCCGAAAAAAGGCTGTATGTGAGCAGTCTGCCAACCGACACGCCCGCTCTCGGGGCATATGTGCGAGACCACTGGTCGATAGAGAGCATGCACTGGGGGCTGGATGTCAATCTCCTGCAAGACAGGATCAAACGTAAGTCGTCTAAAGCTGCCCGCAATCTTGACACCATCCAGAGAATAGTCCTCTCGGTATTTTCAATATGGAAAGGGCTTCGCAAAAAGCGGTCGGACAAAAGAAAAGGAGTGGCAGAGCTCATGAGGCATGTCTCAATGAGCTTTACTAAACTCATGCGGTTCCTGTGCCAAAAATGAAAAAATTAAGATTTTGACAAAAAGATAAATCCCTGACATACAACATCAATAAAATTACCCGATTCGAAATGAACCGGGTAAGGGAAGATATGTCTCTATTTTTTGTCTTAAATGAAAGAGCCGTGACATTTACCCGACATTTACAACGAGCCAAATCAAAATCAGGCTCTTTTATCGGCAATCAGTGTAAAAATCTCATTGTTTTTAACTAAATTTGCGACACATAAGTAACTTAACCATATTTATCCAATCAGCCATGACCGACGACGAAGCACTAAGCCAACTCTACTTCAAGGATACGGCTTTCGAGAATCTCATGCAGAAACGCATATTCAATGTCCTGCTCATAGCATCGGCCTACGATGCGTTCATGATGGAGGAAGACGGCCGTGTCGAGGAGCAGCTCTATTTCGAGTACACAGCCCTCAACCTCTCCTCCCCGCCACGAGTGACACGCGCGTTAAATTCGACCGAGGGAATCGAAATTATGAAAACAAAGAATTTCGATCTGGTCATCATGATGCCGGGCAATGACGTAAGCGAGACTTTTGCCGGAGCGCGACGCATACGCGAGCTCTATCCCGAAATGCCCATCATCGTGCTTACACCTTTCTCAAAAGAGGTTTCACGCAGACTTTCCAACGAAGACTTCACAGGAATCGACTATGTGTTCTCATGGCTCGGCAACGTGGATCTGCTGCTCGCCATAATCAAGCTGCTTGAGGACAAGATGAACGCTGACAATGACATAAACGGAGTCGGGGTGCAGATGATTCTGCTTGTCGAGGACTCGGTAAGATTCTATTCGTCGGTACTTCCGATTGTCTACAAATTCATACTAAAGCAATCGCGCGAATTCTCCACCGAGGCGCTTAACGAGCATGAACAGATGCTCCGTATGCGAGGCCGTCCAAAAGTGATGCTTGCCCGCGACTACGAGGAAGCTCTTGAGCTATATGACCGCTACAGCGACCATATATTAGGTGTGATCAGCGATGTCTCATTCATGCGCGAAGGCAAGAAAGATCCGAAAGCCGGTATCAGGCTTGCCCGCGAGCTACGCGAACGCGACCCCTATCTGCCACTGATCATCGAAAGCTCTGAAAACGAGAATGCACACGATGTCTCGGAGGTTGGAGGAACATTCATTGATAAAAATTCAAAGAAATTCCCGGTAGACCTCGGAAAAGCAATCATCAACAATTTCGGGTTCGGCGATTTCGTCATCCGTAACCCCGAAAGCGGCGAAGAAATATTTCGGATAAAGTCGCTCAAAGACCTTCAGAAAAACATTTTCGACATCCCGGCCGAAGCGCTCTACTGGCATGCGTCGTTCAACGACATCTCCCGCTGGCTCTATTCACGCGCCATGTTTCCGATCGCCGAAGTCATAAAGCACCACCGCTTCCGCGACCTTAAAGACGCACCCCAAGTGCGCAAGCTGTTCTTCGACCTCATCGTGAAATACCGCAAGATGAAAAACCGTGGTGTGGTCGCTATTTTCCAGAAAGAACGTTTTGACCGTTACTCAAACTTCGCACGCATCGGACAAGGCTCGCTCGGAGGCAAAGGCCGCGGTCTGGCATTCATCGACTCCATAATCAAGAAAAATCCTGTCTGCGACAACTTCGACGGCATTTCCATAACAATTCCGCGCACAGTGGTGCTCTGTACCGATATCTTCGACGAGTTCATGGAGAGCAACAAGCTCTATCCCATCGCACTGAGCGATGCTCCCGACGAAGAAATCCTCGACCATTTCCTCAAAGGCAAACTGCCACGGAGGATCAAGGACGATCTGCTTGCTCTCTTCGAAGTTGTCGACACACCGATAGCCGTCAGAAGCTCAAGCCTTCTTGAAGATTCCCACTATCAGCCATTTGCCGGAATCTATTCGACATATATGGTGCCCAAGGTAAGCGACCCGGAAGAAATGCTGCGGATGGTCACAAGCGCCATCAAAGGTGTCTATGCCTCTGTGTTCTATTCCGACTCGAAGGCATATATGACCGCCACATCCAATGTCATCGACCAAGAAAAAATGGCCGTGATTCTGCAGGAAGTCGTCGGACGTGAAGTCGAAGGCTATTATTTCCCCTCATTCTCTGGCGTAGGGCGTTCGCTCAACTACTACCCTCTCAACGATGAAAAGCCTGAGGACGGAGTGGCCGAGGTTGCAGTCGGTCTTGGAAAATATATAGTCGACGGCGGTCTTGCGCTCCGTTTTTCTCCACGCCACCCTGAAAACGTACTGCAGACATCGGAACTGTCGCTCGCCCTGCGCGACACCCAGACACGCATGTATGCGCTCGACATGAAAGGCGATGCCAGAGAGACAAGCATTTCAGGTCAGAAAATCGACAAACCGGCATCAGCGCCCTCGCTCAGTGTCGATGACGGTTACAATGTGGCAAAACTCAGGGTGCAGGATGTTGCGGAAAAAGGCGCGCTCAAATACATGGTGTCGACATTCGATTTCCGCGACAACGTTATCCGCGACAGTGATTTCGGCGAAGGCCGACGAGTCGTCACATTCAACAACGTTC is part of the Duncaniella dubosii genome and encodes:
- a CDS encoding ISAs1 family transposase codes for the protein MDPLDQKHSIEARKPNHAAKVLNKFIPQGSILERLMNFAWSVPDFRRCDKGNIRHRLSDIIILMILGRTCGYVGRADIIAFGRHNLKKLRKMGLLKNGIPSEATLCRVENGVDDLSMADRMQAFAEGFRNELLKACRDREIVCVDGKAERGTVQENGRNPDIVSAYSFNAGITVATEACQEKSNEIKAVPVLIDKIDISGKIVTADAMSMQKEIIDRIREQGGDFLIELKANQRSLRYGVEDRLEGLTPVYSYTEGPELGHGRIETRTYRVYDGLEVIADKEKWGGNMTIIEYEADTVRKSTGAHTSEKRLYVSSLPTDTPALGAYVRDHWSIESMHWGLDVNLLQDRIKRKSSKAARNLDTIQRIVLSVFSIWKGLRKKRSDKRKGVAELMRHVSMSFTKLMRFLCQK
- a CDS encoding PEP/pyruvate-binding domain-containing protein; the protein is MTDDEALSQLYFKDTAFENLMQKRIFNVLLIASAYDAFMMEEDGRVEEQLYFEYTALNLSSPPRVTRALNSTEGIEIMKTKNFDLVIMMPGNDVSETFAGARRIRELYPEMPIIVLTPFSKEVSRRLSNEDFTGIDYVFSWLGNVDLLLAIIKLLEDKMNADNDINGVGVQMILLVEDSVRFYSSVLPIVYKFILKQSREFSTEALNEHEQMLRMRGRPKVMLARDYEEALELYDRYSDHILGVISDVSFMREGKKDPKAGIRLARELRERDPYLPLIIESSENENAHDVSEVGGTFIDKNSKKFPVDLGKAIINNFGFGDFVIRNPESGEEIFRIKSLKDLQKNIFDIPAEALYWHASFNDISRWLYSRAMFPIAEVIKHHRFRDLKDAPQVRKLFFDLIVKYRKMKNRGVVAIFQKERFDRYSNFARIGQGSLGGKGRGLAFIDSIIKKNPVCDNFDGISITIPRTVVLCTDIFDEFMESNKLYPIALSDAPDEEILDHFLKGKLPRRIKDDLLALFEVVDTPIAVRSSSLLEDSHYQPFAGIYSTYMVPKVSDPEEMLRMVTSAIKGVYASVFYSDSKAYMTATSNVIDQEKMAVILQEVVGREVEGYYFPSFSGVGRSLNYYPLNDEKPEDGVAEVAVGLGKYIVDGGLALRFSPRHPENVLQTSELSLALRDTQTRMYALDMKGDARETSISGQKIDKPASAPSLSVDDGYNVAKLRVQDVAEKGALKYMVSTFDFRDNVIRDSDFGEGRRVVTFNNVLKHKAYPLAESVDFMLTTGQEAMQRPVEIEFAGMIGPDPKMIGPGEKHKGRLYWLQIRPIVDRKETVDEALMATPDEKLLLKSGTALGHGNIEGVNTVVYVRPEKFSSSNNSLIAREIEKINRGFLDREERYILIGPGRWGSSDTSLGIPVKWPAISAARLIVESSLPNYRIEPSQGTHFFQNLTSFGVAYFTIDTNAHKKEGDPVTDLYDVEFLNSQPAVYESDFVRIVTFQTPLAIGVNGLKGTGVVVKPEV